One region of Drosophila kikkawai strain 14028-0561.14 chromosome 2R, DkikHiC1v2, whole genome shotgun sequence genomic DNA includes:
- the cora gene encoding protein 4.1 homolog isoform X2 has product MPAEIKPSAPAEPETPTKSKAKTSSSSFSKAALARVTLLDGSILDVTIDRKAKGRDLVNSICAGLNIIEKDYFGLTYETPTDPRTWLDLEKPVAKFFRSDPWPLNFAVKFYPPEPSQLQEDITRYHLCLQVRNDILEGRLPCTFVTHALLGSYLVQSEMGDYDAKDMPTRAYLKDFKIAPNQTPELEDKVMDLHKTHKGQSPAEAELHYLENAKKLAMYGVDLHPAKDSEGVDIMLGVCASGLLVYRDKLRINRFAWPKILKISYKRHHFYIKIRPGEFEQYESTIGFKLANHRAAKKLWKSCVEHHTFFRLMTPEPDHKSTMFPRFGSKYRYKGRTQYESRATPVDRTAPTFDRTLSGARLTSRSMDALAMAEKEKVARKSSTLDHRGDRNAEGADAHSRSPIKNKKDKDEEKEAKLREKKQKEKEEKERKEKEKRDLEERKKAEKAEKAAKAAAAAAAAAAGSAVNGNDELNDSNKSDKSSGRRGVGIFSSGRKSKSGSPSKDSGKDKSGKDKDKEMGRLGLVVTSGLGADGQQDKDLEEAAKNAAKNRGSTTPGGVTRQYEYAVDADGNASPTRKSYTPGGFRYDQDPNSRKSGGDGQEQLSPTSQQKKIGLAFNYAPGNENALKETAEKLKAGQLSPRTQDKLNRGQLSPKSRAKLLQDPLLSPTTRAKLQGSAVDAAAVPLSDSQKRSYSPTKGPQGYSSGAPGSYKPISDPTADFLESQRYNKEPGYVGPSKAGAAGDAAGAAAAGAAAAGAGAKKPGSPNKSGTPGAGAAAGAAAGAAAAAAAAAAAKPKKKRVKIMVITSKFDPSTKRIDAENGTIEHSTGILDPATGRIDTKYGVIDPKKGTLEALNTKTGKKELFQGDIDSKTGNLHLVSGVADPKTGRLDESLGQIVCITPQDNPVVELTVITSRIDPATGKIDTVNGDVERSLGVLNLDTGLLDTKYGEINTRTGELKAIDPKSGKIVVSKNVKVDPGTGQITILGVIDPKTHKIDPNQGRLIEVGQQIDPIVEVTSLAGKFDSKRNIIDAKTAQVETSGGQFDPKAGKIDTKYGQIDLVKHTITFNDPKSGKTVTRDIKIEPTTGQIVLKNQVNPKNNKPDKDYARIISLRIVQQRVDPATKAPITQVSAAKDKDIVVDPKSNQIWVPTGASDPATKEQQYISSSVDPKTGYVITIYGYLDPKTNEIKKQTKLDPNTIKIEPTSGKIYTATGEVDPSTGEPLYAATQVDPESGEVYTKLARVDPKTGKIVIVRILLISKTDERGRPEEIDPSTCEIDPVSGRVLKFFNKTVYVYNMIDPVTGEIVQVDPNDPRFAGARTTVTHTMTLTGEIDPVTGRIKSEYGDIDPNTGDIDPATAVTDPVTGKLILNYAQIDPSHFGKQAQVQTTTETVPITRQQFFDGVKHIGKGALRRDSEGSSDDDMTGQYGSDQVKDIVLSSSQAQAAASGKLGKPVSTPTVVKTTTKQVLTKNDDGVTHNVEEEVRNLGTGEVTYSTQEHKADATPTDLSGAYVTATAVTTRTATTHEDLGKNAKTEQLEEKTVATTRTHDPTKQQQRVVTQEVKTTATVTSGDQYQRRDSVSSTSSGDSGTPIDGPYDGASVVRTDNQKSPLYTTSATGSTPGPHVESTRVVLGEDTPGYSGHGEIISTQTVSSKTRTVETITYKTERDGIVETRVEQKITIQSDGDPIDHDKALAEAIQEATAMNPDMTVEKIEIQQQTQ; this is encoded by the exons ATGCCGGCGGAAATTAAACCATCCGCACCCGCTGAGCCGGAAACGCCGACCAAGAGCAAAGCCAAGACCAGCTCCTCATCGTTCTCCAAGGCAGCCCTGGCCAGGGTAACCCTGCTGGATGGCTCCATTCTAGATGTGACCATTGAT CGCAAAGCCAAGGGCCGTGACCTGGTCAACTCCATCTGTGCCGGCCTCAACATCATTGAGAAGGACTACTTTGGCTTGACCTATGAGACTCCCACAGATCCACGCACCTGGCTGGATCTGGAGAAGCCAGTGGCCAAGTTCTTTCGTTCGGATCCCTGGCCCTTGAACTTTGCCGTCAAGTTCTATCCGCCGGAGCCTTCGCAGCTGCAGGAGGACATCACGCGCTATCACCTGTGCCTGCAGGTGCGCAATGATATCCTCGAGGGTCGTCTGCCCTGCACCTTTGTCACCCACGCCTTGCTGGGCTCCTATTTGGTGCAATCCGAGATGGGTGACTATGATGCCAAGGATATGCCCACGCGTGCCTACCTAAAGGACTTTAAGATCGCCCCCAACCAGACGCCTGAGTTGGAGGATAAGGTCATGGATCTGCACAAGACCCACAAGGGACAATCACCAGCAGAGGCTGAGCTTCACTACCTGGAGAATGCCAAGAAGCTGGCCATGTATGGCGTGGATTTGCATCCGGCCAAGGACTCTGAGGGTGTGGACATCATGCTGGGCGTGTGTGCCTCTGGATTGTTGGTCTACAGGGATAA ACTCCGCATCAACCGCTTTGCCTGGCCCAAGATCCTGAAAATCTCCTACAAGCGTCATCATTTTTATATCAAGATCCGTCCCGGTGAATTCGAGCAGTACGAGTCCACCATTGGCTTCAAGCTGGCCAATCATAGGGCCGCCAAGAAGCTCTGGAAATCCTGCGTGGAGCACCACACCTTCTTCCGCCTGATGACCCCGGAACCGGACCACAAGTCCACTATGTTCCCGCGCTTTGGCTCCAAGTATCGCTACAAGGGACGCACTCAGTATGAGAGCAGGGCCACGCCCGTGGATCGTACGGCTCCTACCTTTGACAGGACTCTATCAGGAGCTCGTCTGACCTCACGCAGCATGGATG CCTTGGCCATGGCCGAGAAGGAGAAGGTGGCCCGCAAGAGCAGCACTTTGGACCATCGGGGAGACCGCAATGCCGAGGGAGCCGATGCCCACAGCCGCAGTCCCATTAAGAACAAGAAGGACAAG gatgaggagaaggaggcCAAGCTGCGCGAGAAGAagcagaaggagaaggaggaaaaggagcgcaaggagaaggagaagcgaGACTTGGAGGAGCGCAAGAAGGCCGAGAAGGCTGAGAAGGCggccaaggcagcagcagctgctgcagccgccgccgctggtTCGGCTGTTAATG GCAATGACGAGCTGAACGATTCCAACAAGTCGGACAAGTCCTCAGGCAGACGT GGCGTTGGCATATTCTCGTCGGGCCGCAAGAGCAAGAGCGGCTCTCCGTCCAAGGACAGCGGCAAGGATAAGTCGggcaaggacaaggacaaggaaaTGGGTCGTCTTGGTTTGGTCGTTACTTCGGGTCTGGGCGCCGATGGTCAGCAGGACAAGGATCTTGAGGAGGCGGCCAAGAATGCGGCCAAGAACCGTGGATCCACCACTCCTGGCGGAGTGACCAGGCAGTACGAGTATGCCGTGGATGCCGATGGCAATGCCAGCCCCACCAGGAAGTCCTATACACCAGGTGGCTTCCGTTACGACCAGGATCCCAACTCTAGGAAGTCTGGTGGCGATGGACAGGAGCAGCTTTCACCCACATCGCAGCAGAAGAAGATTGGGTTGGCCTTCAACTATGCTCCGGGCAATGAGAATGCTTTGAAGGAGACCGCCGAGAAGCTGAAGGCTGGCCAGCTGTCGCCGCGCACTCAGGACAAGCTGAACCGTGGCCAGCTGTCGCCCAAGTCCAGGGCCAAGCTGCTGCAGGATCCCCTGCTTTCGCCCACCACAAGAGCTAAGCTCCAGGGCAGCGCTGTGGATGCTGCCGCTGTTCCGCTCAGCGACTCCCAGAAGCGCTCTTATTCGCCCACGAAGGGTCCGCAGGGCTACTCCTCTGGTGCTCCGGGTAGCTACAAGCCCATCTCAGATCCCACAGCTGACTTTTTGGAGTCGCAGCGTTACAACAAGGAGCCTGGCTATGTGGGCCCCTCGAAGGCAGGTGCTGCGGGAGATGCtgcaggagctgctgctgcgggagctgctgctgctggagctggtgcTAAGAAGCCTGGATCTCCCAACAAATCGGGAACTCCTGGAGCTGGTGCTGCCGCAGGAGCTGCAGCaggagccgccgccgccgctgctgctgctgccgccgccaagCCCAAGAAGAAGCGCGTCAAGATCATGGTCATCACCTCCAAGTTTGATCCCTCGACCAAGCGCATTGATGCTGAGAACGGAACCATTGAGCACTCCACTGGCATTCTAGACCCGGCCACCGGACGCATCGACACCAAGTACGGTGTGATTGATCCCAAGAAGGGCACTTTGGAGGCTCTCAATACCAAGACCGGCAAGAAGGAGCTGTTCCAGGGCGATATCGACAGCAAGACGGGCAATCTCCATTTGGTTTCGGGTGTGGCAGATCCCAAGACGGGACGCCTGGATGAATCGCTTGGCCAGATCGTTTGCATCACCCCGCAGGACAATCCGGTGGTGGAGCTAACAGTAATCACCAGTCGCATTGATCCCGCTACCGGCAAGATAGACACCGTTAATGGGGACGTGGAGCGATCGCTGGGCGTCCTCAACTTGGACACTGGCCTCCTGGACACCAAATACGGAGAGATTAATACCCGCACCGGAGAACTGAAGGCCATTGATCCCAAGTCGGGCAAGATTGTGGTCAGCAAGAATGTGAAGGTGGACCCGGGCACTGGTCAGATCACTATTCTGGGCGTTATTGATCCCAAGACGCACAAGATCGATCCCAACCAGGGTCGACTGATCGAGGTGGGCCAGCAGATTGATCCCATTGTGGAGGTCACCTCGCTGGCGGGCAAGTTCGACTCCAAGAGGAACATTATCGATGCCAAGACGGCTCAGGTGGAGACCTCCGGCGGTCAGTTTGATCCCAAGGCTGGCAAGATCGACACTAAGTATGGACAGATCGATCTCGTCAAGCACACCATTACCTTTAATGACCCGAAGTCCGGCAAGACGGTGACCAGGGACATCAAGATTGAGCCCACCACGGGACAGATTGTGCTGAAGAACCAGGTCAACCCGAAGAACAACAAGCCCGACAAGGACTATGCCAGGATTATCTCCCTGAGAATTGTGCAACAGCGCGTGGATCCCGCCACCAAGGCGCCCATCACCCAAGTCAGTGCCGCCAAGGACAAGGACATTGTGGTGGACCCGAAATCCAACCAGATCTGGGTGCCCACCGGTGCCAGCGACCCCGCCACCAAGGAACAGCAGTACATCTCCAGCAGCGTCGACCCCAAGACGGGCTATGTCATCACCATCTATGGCTACCTGGACCCCAAGACCAACGAGATCAAGAAACAGACCAAGCTGGACCCCAACACGATCAAGATCGAGCCGACGTCGGGCAAGATATACACGGCCACCGGCGAGGTGGATCCCTCCACCGGCGAGCCGCTGTACGCGGCCACCCAGGTGGATCCCGAGTCCGGCGAGGTGTACACCAAGCTGGCCCGCGTCGATCCCAAGACGGGCAAGATCGTGATCGTGCGCATCCTGCTCATCTCGAAGACGGACGAGCGCGGCCGCCCAGAGGAGATCGATCCCTCCACCTGCGAGATCGATCCCGTCTCCGGCCGTGTGCTTAAGTTCTTCAACAAAACGGTTTATGTGTACAATATGATTGATCCTGTCACCGGTGAAATTGTGCAGGTGGACCCCAATGATCCTCGCTTTGCCGGCGCCCGCACTACTGTCACCCACACGATGACCCTGACCGGCGAGATTGACCCTGTGACCGGACGCATTAAGAGCGAGTATGGAGACATTGATCCAAATACGGGTGACATTGATCCTGCCACCGCTGTCACGGATCCAGTGACCGGCAAGCTGATCCTTAACTACGCCCAGATCGATCCCTCGCACTTTGGCAAGCAGGCTCAGGTGCAGACCACCACGGAGACGGTGCCCATTACCAGACAGCAGTTCTTCGATGGCGTCAAGCACATAGGCAAGGGTGCTCTGCGTCGGGACTCGGAGGGCAGTTCCGATGACGACATGACCGGACAGTATGGCAGCGATCAGGTCAAGGACATTGTGCTGAGCAGTTCCCAGGCTCAAGCGGCGGCCAGCGGCAAGCTGGGCAAGCCGGTGAGCACGCCGACGGTGGTGAAGACCACCACCAAGCAGGTGCTGACCAAGAACGACGATGGCGTGACCCACAacgtggaggaggaggtgcgCAACCTGGGCACAGGCGAGGTCACCTACTCCACGCAGGAACACAAG GCTGATGCAACACCCACCGACCTGAGTGGCGCCTATGTCACGGCCACCGCTGTCACCACCCGCACTGCCACCACGCACGAGGATCTGGGCAAGAATGCCAAGACcgagcagctggaggagaagaCAGTGGCCACCACCCGCACCCATGATCCcaccaagcagcagcagcgcgtTGTCACCCAGGAGGTAAAGACGACGGCAACAGTGACCAGTGGCGATCAG TATCAGAGGCGGGACAGTGTCTCCTCGACCAGCTCCGGTGACTCGGGCACGCCCATCGACGGACCCTACGATGGTGCCAGCGTGGTGCGCACAGATAACCAG AAATCTCCGCTGTATACGACCTCCGCCACGGGCTCTACACCAGGACCGCATGTAGAGAGCACACGTGTGGTTTTGGGCGAGGATACACCCGGTTATTCCGGACATGGCGAAATCATCTCCACCCAAACCGTGAGCAGCAAAACCCGCACTGTGGAAACCATTACC TACAAAACCGAACGCGATGGCATTGTTGAGACCCGTGTGGAGCAGAAGATAACTATTCAGTCCGATGGAGATCCCATTGATCATGACAAGGCCTTGGCCGAGGCAATACAA GAAGCGACGGCCATGAATCCCGACATGACTGTGGAGAAGATCGAAATTCAACAGCAAACGCAgtag